In one Oncorhynchus nerka isolate Pitt River linkage group LG7, Oner_Uvic_2.0, whole genome shotgun sequence genomic region, the following are encoded:
- the LOC135572671 gene encoding basic salivary proline-rich protein 3-like translates to MSQDTQRVRTPRVRTPRVGTPESRDPQSRDPQRVGTPRESGPPESGPPESGPPESRDPQRVGTPRESGPPESGPPESGPPESGPPESRDPQRVGTPRESGPPESGPPESRDPQSRDPQSRDPQRVGTPESGPPESGPPESRDPQRVGTPRVGTPESGPQSRDPRESGPPESRDPQSRDPQRVGTPESGPQRVGTPESGHPESRDPRESGPPESRDPQRVGTPESGPQRVGTPRESGPPESGPQSRDPQSRDPQRVGTPESRDPQRVGTPESRDPQSRDPQSRDPQSRDPQRVRTPRVGTPRVGTPRVGTPRESGHPESGPPESRDPQRVGTPRVGTPRVGTPRESGPPESRDPQSRDPQSRDPQRVGTPESGPPERQRPAGDDRSQVRGDRLEVSDLVLHQGSDLLETIGHRSEVTG, encoded by the exons ATGAGTCAGGACACCCAGAGAGTCAGGACCCCCAGAGTCAGGACCCCCAGAGTCGGGACCCCAGAGAGTCGGGACCCCCAGAGTCGGGACCCCCAGAGAGTCGGGACCCCCAGAGAGTCAGGACCCCCAGAGTCGGGACCCCCAGAGTCGGGACCCCCAGAGAGTCGGGACCCCCAGAGAGTCGGGACCCCCAGAGAGTCGGGACCCCCAGAGTCGGGACCCCCAGAGTCGGGACCCCCAGAGTCGGGACCCCCAGAGAGTCGGGACCCCCAGAGAGTCGGGACCCCCAGAGAGTCGGGACCCCCAGAGTCGGGACCCCCAGAGAGTCGGGACCCCCAGAGTCGGGACCCCCAGAGTCGGGACCCCCAGAGAGTCGGGACCCCAGAGTCGGGACCCCCAGAGTCGGGACCCCCAGAGAGTCGGGACCCCCAGAGAGTCGGGACCCCCAGAGTCGGGACCCCAGAGTCGGGACCCCAGAGTCGGGACCCCAGAGAGTCGGGACCCCCAGAGAGTCGGGACCCCCAGAGTCGGGACCCCCAGAGAGTCGGGACCCCAGAGTCGGGACCCCAGAGAGTCGGGACCCCAGAGTCGGGACACCCAGAGAGTCGGGACCCCAGAGAGTCGGGACCCCCAGAGAGTCGGGACCCCCAGAGAGTCGGGACCCCAGAGTCGGGACCCCAGAGAGTCGGGACCCCCAGAGAGTCGGGACCCCCAGAGTCGGGACCCCAGAGTCGGGACCCCCAGAGTCGGGACCCCCAGAGAGTCGGGACCCCAGAGAGTCGGGACCCCCAGAGAGTCGGGACCCCAGAGAGTCGGGACCCCCAGAGTCGGGACCCCCAGAGTCGGGACCCCCAGAGTCGGGACCCCCAGAGAGTCAGGACCCCCAGAGTCGGGACCCCCAGAGTCGGGACCCCCAGAGTCGGGACCCCCAGAGAGTCGGGACACCCAGAGTCGGGACCCCCAGAGAGTCGGGACCCCCAGAGAGTCGGGACCCCCAGAGTCGGGACCCCCAGAGTCGGGACCCCCAGAGAGTCGGGACCCCCAGAGAGTCGGGACCCCCAGAGTCGGGACCCCCAGAGTCGGGACCCCCAGAGAGTCGGGACCCCAGAGTCGGGACCCCCAGAGA GGCAGCGACCTGCTGGAGACGATAGGTCACAGGTCAGAGGTGACAGGTTAGAGGTCAGTGACCTTGTTCTCCACCAGGGCAGCGACCTGCTGGAGACGATAGGTCACAGGTCAGAGGTGACAGGTTAG